One window from the genome of Sandaracinaceae bacterium encodes:
- a CDS encoding right-handed parallel beta-helix repeat-containing protein, translated as MTVPRASRASAHSAPRWLHVCALASLIVAGPAGCGFSDALLGLVVDDTEDGGTSDAGHDADTETDQGSDASDDAGSLTLTLRVTNTLDAGPGSLRQALLDAASASSSTISFDIPEGDPGRLYYRDNGATGLSVPVSVNGSEASIADFDADYPAGTARSWWRITLLSPLPAVSDVGLDGASQKAARGITANGPVIELVGDALPAAPGLDLTRSSVKGLILGGFDGPGLLMAGMGSTIVSVYSGVDPAGIIAHPNLVGAELVDATSGGVGGSATDELCVFAGNTDRHLVLRGAGTSGVQVSQTFCGSDPTGQRVPLGASAASVGIDVDDGVSGLRLGGPSNVNRVLASGNELGVRLRSASNVSLEFVYVGATPPPAFPAHTPLPNAQEGVRMELVDGVDVRNCMINWNGGAGVFIASGDGVVLRNNVILENGGLAIDLAPLGPNPASGTEGSGPNQGQNAPVILGQLSGPTRLSLTLTSEPDATFVIDLEYEAAPGTAGEPILARTQSTVQTSAAGFVAFEMATTLTPEPDATFVVAATLMGPSGPVRTSERATLAFTP; from the coding sequence ATGACCGTGCCCCGAGCCTCGCGAGCCAGCGCCCACAGCGCCCCGCGCTGGCTCCATGTGTGTGCGCTCGCGTCCCTGATCGTCGCGGGGCCTGCCGGCTGTGGCTTCTCCGATGCGTTGCTCGGGCTCGTCGTCGACGACACGGAGGACGGTGGAACGAGCGACGCGGGCCACGACGCAGACACGGAGACCGACCAAGGGAGCGACGCGAGCGACGATGCGGGATCGCTCACCCTCACGCTGCGTGTCACGAACACGCTCGACGCCGGGCCGGGATCTCTGCGCCAAGCCCTGCTCGACGCGGCCAGCGCGTCCAGCAGCACCATCTCGTTCGACATCCCCGAGGGCGACCCAGGACGCCTCTACTATCGCGACAACGGCGCCACAGGTCTCTCCGTGCCGGTGTCCGTCAACGGCTCCGAGGCCTCCATCGCCGACTTCGATGCGGACTATCCCGCCGGGACGGCGCGCAGCTGGTGGCGCATCACGCTGCTGTCGCCACTCCCCGCCGTGTCCGATGTGGGCCTCGATGGCGCATCACAGAAAGCGGCGCGGGGCATCACGGCCAACGGCCCCGTGATCGAACTCGTGGGGGATGCGTTGCCAGCGGCGCCGGGGCTCGACCTGACCCGCAGCTCGGTGAAGGGCCTGATCCTCGGCGGCTTCGACGGTCCTGGGCTGCTCATGGCGGGGATGGGGAGCACCATCGTCTCCGTCTACAGCGGCGTGGACCCGGCAGGCATCATCGCCCACCCGAACCTGGTGGGCGCGGAGCTGGTGGACGCTACCTCGGGGGGGGTCGGCGGCAGCGCGACAGACGAGCTCTGCGTCTTTGCGGGCAACACGGACCGACACCTGGTGCTGCGAGGCGCAGGAACCTCCGGGGTGCAGGTGAGCCAGACCTTTTGCGGATCGGACCCCACCGGCCAGCGCGTCCCGCTGGGTGCGAGCGCCGCCAGCGTGGGCATCGACGTGGATGACGGCGTGAGCGGCTTGCGCCTGGGCGGGCCCAGCAACGTCAACCGGGTGCTTGCCTCGGGCAACGAGCTGGGCGTCCGCCTACGCTCTGCCTCGAACGTCTCCCTCGAGTTCGTGTACGTGGGCGCCACGCCGCCCCCGGCGTTCCCGGCGCACACCCCACTGCCCAATGCCCAAGAGGGCGTCAGGATGGAGCTCGTCGACGGGGTCGACGTGCGCAACTGCATGATCAACTGGAACGGTGGCGCGGGGGTCTTCATCGCGTCGGGGGACGGCGTCGTGCTGCGCAACAACGTCATCCTCGAGAACGGGGGTCTCGCGATCGACCTGGCACCCCTGGGCCCGAACCCCGCCTCGGGCACCGAGGGCTCGGGGCCGAACCAGGGCCAGAACGCGCCGGTCATCCTGGGCCAGCTCAGCGGACCCACGCGCCTGAGCCTCACGCTGACCAGCGAGCCCGACGCCACGTTCGTGATCGACCTGGAGTACGAGGCTGCCCCCGGCACTGCAGGGGAGCCCATCCTCGCCAGGACGCAGAGCACGGTGCAGACGTCCGCCGCCGGCTTCGTGGCGTTCGAGATGGCCACAACGCTCACGCCCGAACCGGACGCCACCTTCGTGGTCGCCGCGACCTTGATGGGCCCGAGCGGACCCGTGCGCACCTCGGAGCGCGCGACGCTCGCGTTCACCCCCTGA
- a CDS encoding energy transducer TonB, producing the protein MRRELVAGLSVLASLAVHAAFVAFLHGSLPVASASVPRERSAEQVLVGAEGDADARSSGRVRSHEIPVELGGPASAQNVDRPTPGGGGDGRSSEDAMLLAMNVDDVRLQDAPWNAVGVSQVQRIDTASSRASWDNRRATPNPHDQPFLATGAGQHRERRPPSILEPNRGAPVAPARTREGSVDAPASSATMLGARTPHAAFATSESSRPSSAGAEQASPGSGIAQGTGVRESRAAPVATGRPPVDEGPAATLAQERDRPRDDTSAELLATQLVQTWVDASPRSGPRDAPGRGGAGGGGAPGSGHGAQEGGQALAHSPGAGGRGALDTRDGRYQSWLLSQRRRVYGAMVFPRERRLAMDQGVVVYAFMVDRTGQLVGTPRLARSSGFADFDAAALRAIRATLPTAPPPSALMEGRSEIPVRLHLDFSNPMVR; encoded by the coding sequence ATGCGCAGGGAGCTCGTCGCTGGGTTGTCCGTGTTGGCGTCGCTCGCCGTGCACGCGGCGTTCGTGGCGTTCCTGCACGGCTCGCTGCCGGTCGCGTCGGCGTCGGTCCCACGCGAGCGCTCGGCCGAGCAGGTGCTGGTTGGCGCGGAGGGCGATGCAGACGCGCGCAGCAGCGGACGGGTGCGCAGCCACGAGATCCCGGTCGAGCTGGGCGGGCCCGCCAGCGCGCAGAACGTGGACCGCCCCACCCCGGGCGGCGGGGGCGACGGGCGTTCGTCGGAGGACGCGATGCTGCTGGCCATGAACGTGGACGACGTGCGCCTGCAAGACGCGCCGTGGAACGCCGTGGGTGTCTCGCAGGTGCAGCGCATCGACACCGCCAGCTCGCGCGCCTCCTGGGACAACCGGCGCGCGACCCCGAACCCTCACGACCAGCCGTTCCTGGCGACCGGCGCCGGCCAGCATCGCGAGAGGCGTCCGCCCTCCATCCTGGAGCCGAACCGGGGCGCCCCAGTCGCGCCCGCGCGCACGCGCGAGGGTTCGGTGGATGCCCCCGCGTCGAGCGCCACGATGCTGGGTGCGCGAACACCGCACGCCGCGTTCGCCACGTCCGAGTCGTCGCGGCCCAGCAGCGCGGGCGCCGAGCAGGCCAGCCCGGGCTCGGGCATCGCGCAGGGCACGGGTGTGCGTGAGAGCCGCGCCGCCCCCGTGGCGACAGGTCGGCCACCCGTCGACGAAGGGCCAGCCGCCACGCTGGCTCAGGAGCGCGATCGCCCACGCGACGACACCAGCGCCGAGCTGCTCGCCACCCAGCTGGTCCAGACGTGGGTGGACGCCTCGCCGCGCTCGGGCCCGCGGGACGCGCCGGGGCGCGGGGGCGCGGGGGGCGGTGGCGCGCCAGGGTCTGGCCACGGCGCCCAGGAGGGTGGACAGGCGCTCGCCCACAGCCCCGGCGCAGGCGGCCGCGGCGCGCTCGACACGCGCGACGGGCGCTACCAGAGCTGGCTGCTCAGCCAGCGGCGCCGCGTGTACGGCGCGATGGTGTTCCCTCGCGAGCGGCGCCTCGCCATGGACCAGGGCGTGGTGGTGTACGCCTTCATGGTGGACCGCACCGGCCAGCTGGTGGGCACCCCGCGCCTCGCGCGCAGCAGCGGCTTCGCCGACTTCGACGCCGCCGCCCTGCGTGCCATCCGGGCCACCCTCCCCACCGCGCCCCCGCCCAGCGCCCTGATGGAGGGCCGCAGCGAGATCCCCGTGCGGCTGCACCTGGACTTCAGCAACCCGATGGTGCGCTGA
- the grxD gene encoding Grx4 family monothiol glutaredoxin: MSTQEALRQLVQDNEVILFMKGTRSAPQCGFSATVVGILDDFLDDYATVNVLADPDVRAGIKEFSSWPTIPQLYVKGEFVGGCDIVKELNASGELAQVLGRTPAEVVAPEVAVTEAAVDALREFHDGDGPLSVRVQISGRFEYGMDFDGAQPGDLVVEGPGLQLVFDRASAKRADGLVIDFVKGPNGEGGFKMDNPNEPPKVRQVPPAVIKAWQDEGKAFEFFDVRTPGERETAAIPGTHLLDDSGRARLEALEKDTVLVFHCHHGMRSQAAAEHCLRLGFTQVYNVAGGIAAWSRDVDPSIPQY, encoded by the coding sequence ATGAGCACGCAAGAAGCGCTTCGTCAGTTGGTCCAGGACAACGAGGTCATCCTCTTCATGAAGGGCACCCGCAGCGCGCCCCAGTGCGGCTTCAGCGCCACGGTGGTGGGCATCCTCGACGACTTCCTGGACGACTACGCCACGGTCAACGTACTGGCCGACCCGGACGTGCGCGCGGGCATCAAGGAGTTCTCGAGCTGGCCCACCATCCCGCAGCTCTACGTGAAGGGCGAGTTCGTCGGCGGCTGCGACATCGTCAAGGAGCTCAACGCGAGCGGTGAGCTCGCTCAGGTGCTGGGCCGCACGCCGGCCGAGGTCGTGGCCCCCGAGGTGGCCGTGACCGAGGCCGCCGTCGACGCGCTGCGCGAGTTCCACGACGGCGACGGGCCCTTGTCCGTGCGCGTCCAGATCAGCGGGCGCTTCGAGTACGGCATGGACTTCGACGGCGCGCAGCCTGGCGACCTGGTGGTGGAGGGTCCGGGCCTGCAGCTGGTGTTCGACCGCGCCAGCGCCAAGCGCGCCGACGGCCTGGTGATCGACTTCGTGAAGGGGCCGAACGGGGAGGGCGGCTTCAAGATGGACAACCCCAACGAGCCGCCCAAGGTGCGCCAGGTCCCGCCGGCCGTCATCAAGGCCTGGCAGGACGAGGGCAAGGCCTTCGAGTTCTTCGACGTGCGCACGCCCGGAGAGCGCGAGACGGCCGCCATCCCCGGCACGCACCTGCTGGACGACTCGGGGCGCGCGCGGCTCGAGGCGCTGGAGAAGGACACCGTGCTGGTGTTCCACTGCCACCACGGCATGCGCAGCCAGGCCGCCGCAGAGCACTGCCTGCGGCTGGGGTTCACGCAGGTGTACAACGTGGCGGGCGGCATCGCGGCCTGGTCGCGCGACGTGGATCCGAGCATCCCGCAGTACTGA
- a CDS encoding CoA transferase translates to MSGPLSGLRILELAGIGPGPFCGMMLADMGAEVIRIDRPGGNPSAYVGHNVMFRSRQSVAIDLKTQEGAATLLSLCEHADGLFEGFRPGVAERLGVGPDECLARNPRLVYGRMTGWGQDGPLAQVAGHDINYIALSGALHAMGRRGEGPMPPLNLVGDFGGGGMMLAFGMVCGMLEAQRSGKGQVVDTSMVEGSAALMAMFYGLRAQGMFTDQRGTHMLDTGAHFYDAYETADGKYVSIGSIEPKFYALLVQKAELDPAVFGSSMNIKRWPEQKERLAEVIKRKTRDEWCALMEGTDVCFAPVLSLEEAPKHPHNVARESFVEVEGTLQPRPTPRFSRTASSVPEPARMPGTHTLAVLRSCGFDEARIEALLASGTIAQL, encoded by the coding sequence ATGTCTGGACCGCTGAGCGGACTTCGCATCCTCGAGCTCGCGGGCATCGGCCCCGGGCCCTTCTGCGGCATGATGCTGGCCGACATGGGCGCGGAGGTGATCCGCATCGACCGCCCCGGGGGCAATCCGTCGGCCTACGTCGGGCACAACGTGATGTTCCGCAGCCGGCAGAGCGTCGCCATCGACCTCAAGACCCAGGAGGGGGCCGCGACGCTGCTCTCCCTGTGTGAGCACGCGGACGGCCTGTTCGAGGGCTTCCGGCCCGGTGTGGCGGAGCGCCTGGGCGTGGGCCCGGACGAGTGTCTGGCCCGCAACCCGCGCCTGGTCTACGGCCGGATGACCGGCTGGGGACAGGACGGGCCGCTGGCGCAGGTGGCCGGGCACGACATCAACTACATCGCGCTCTCGGGCGCGCTGCACGCCATGGGTCGCCGCGGGGAGGGGCCCATGCCGCCCCTCAACCTGGTGGGCGACTTCGGCGGCGGCGGCATGATGCTCGCGTTTGGTATGGTGTGCGGGATGCTCGAGGCGCAGCGCAGCGGCAAGGGTCAGGTGGTGGACACCTCCATGGTGGAGGGGTCGGCCGCGCTCATGGCCATGTTCTACGGCCTGCGCGCGCAGGGGATGTTCACCGACCAGCGCGGCACGCACATGCTGGACACGGGCGCGCACTTCTACGACGCGTACGAGACGGCCGACGGCAAGTACGTCTCCATCGGCAGCATCGAGCCCAAGTTCTACGCGCTGCTGGTGCAGAAGGCCGAGCTGGACCCGGCGGTGTTCGGCTCGTCCATGAACATCAAGCGCTGGCCCGAGCAGAAGGAGCGCCTGGCCGAGGTCATCAAGCGCAAGACGCGTGACGAGTGGTGCGCCCTGATGGAGGGCACCGACGTGTGCTTCGCGCCCGTGCTCTCGCTCGAGGAGGCCCCCAAGCACCCGCACAACGTGGCGCGGGAGAGCTTCGTCGAGGTCGAGGGCACCCTGCAGCCGCGGCCCACCCCCCGCTTCAGCCGCACGGCCTCGTCCGTGCCCGAGCCGGCGCGCATGCCCGGCACCCACACCCTCGCCGTGCTGCGCAGCTGCGGCTTCGACGAGGCCCGCATCGAGGCGCTGCTGGCGAGCGGCACCATCGCGCAGCTCTGA